A DNA window from Bacteroides cellulosilyticus contains the following coding sequences:
- a CDS encoding LPD11 domain-containing protein, producing the protein MSTVHQISPNGEITMDYIMQRDLTFRYMLLGRLQVDCEYYLGFGNRNTKCLWAGSEERQLDFMIKLYDSFSADEKPEWLTMDEIVAYGKKMAVKE; encoded by the coding sequence ATGAGTACAGTACATCAAATAAGCCCTAACGGCGAAATAACAATGGATTATATAATGCAGCGTGATTTAACATTCAGATACATGTTGTTAGGGCGTTTACAAGTAGATTGCGAGTATTATCTTGGCTTTGGCAACAGAAATACAAAATGCCTGTGGGCTGGTAGCGAAGAACGACAACTTGATTTTATGATCAAACTGTATGATAGTTTCAGCGCAGACGAAAAACCGGAGTGGCTGACAATGGACGAAATTGTTGCATATGGTAAGAAGATGGCAGTGAAAGAATAG
- a CDS encoding helix-turn-helix domain-containing protein — MCCTIFVSIGIAICIFWGWIYLVGDYDCRITEATRKQRPYSIKEAKHNYPFAGGKHVDLKDRRWCVLGYIVALANEKGGRLVLGMVDHMPHAVVGSDFAEKEVGELTDEIYERLGMRIEATKLYEDGKHVLVLSVPSRPVGRLLRFEGVPLMRTGESLRAMSDAEIFRILSEQEPDFSAKICEGLTIEDLDKEAIAEMKNQYARKQENPLFQNYPDEQVLSDLDLLKDGKLNYAALILLGKSEAIRKYLPQNNIVVEFRTYHSMIQDTARKEFQLPLFIAIDKVWDYINQPASNPLLHYNDGPLYIRYTIVQQGGNQRGDIECLLPPLNVDLERCRHQAVSR, encoded by the coding sequence TTGTGTTGCACAATTTTCGTTTCTATCGGAATAGCCATTTGTATCTTTTGGGGTTGGATTTACCTTGTTGGAGATTACGATTGCAGAATTACAGAAGCTACGCGAAAGCAAAGACCATATAGTATTAAGGAGGCAAAGCATAATTACCCGTTTGCCGGAGGAAAACACGTTGATCTGAAAGACAGGCGGTGGTGTGTATTGGGGTATATTGTCGCGTTGGCGAATGAAAAGGGTGGACGATTGGTATTAGGAATGGTAGATCATATGCCCCATGCGGTTGTCGGTTCGGATTTTGCAGAAAAAGAAGTGGGAGAACTCACAGATGAAATCTACGAAAGATTAGGAATGAGGATAGAAGCTACCAAACTTTACGAAGACGGTAAGCATGTGCTTGTACTATCTGTTCCATCTCGTCCCGTAGGTAGGTTGTTGAGATTTGAGGGCGTACCTCTTATGCGTACAGGGGAAAGCCTGCGGGCAATGTCCGATGCCGAGATTTTCAGGATATTGTCTGAACAGGAACCGGATTTTTCAGCCAAGATATGCGAGGGGCTTACCATAGAGGATTTGGATAAGGAGGCCATAGCAGAAATGAAAAACCAATATGCGCGAAAGCAGGAAAATCCGTTGTTTCAAAACTATCCCGACGAACAAGTGCTATCTGATTTGGATTTGTTGAAGGACGGGAAATTGAATTATGCGGCACTTATTCTGCTTGGGAAATCCGAAGCCATACGGAAATATCTCCCTCAGAACAATATCGTTGTAGAGTTCAGAACATATCACTCGATGATACAAGATACCGCTCGCAAAGAATTTCAGTTGCCGTTATTCATAGCGATTGACAAGGTATGGGATTACATCAACCAGCCTGCCAGCAACCCGCTTCTGCATTACAATGACGGCCCCTTATATATTCGATATACCATCGTTCAACAAGGAGGCAATCAGAGAGGCGATATTGAATGCTTGCTGCCACCGCTCAATGTTGATTTAGAGCGATGTCGTCATCAAGCAGTATCCCGATAG
- a CDS encoding ATP-binding protein, giving the protein MTNAGGFPSGVDINNILTVNSVPRSKLMSEILQKTGLVERSGQGVDKMFYNCIMEGRVLPDYSGTDPYQVSLTFKAPILDTAFVIFVRKVQDNRAAAEQLNVFELLALYKIAMRDYEGLDEKILRKLLEENLIVYENGSYHLSEEYRNESAERLKGMNMNHLKLVSDCFYKNGYINRSLLKKVFQDMLSEK; this is encoded by the coding sequence ATTACTAATGCCGGTGGCTTCCCGTCCGGAGTGGATATAAACAACATCTTGACGGTGAATAGCGTTCCCCGCAGTAAGTTGATGAGCGAGATATTGCAGAAGACCGGATTGGTGGAACGTTCCGGTCAGGGGGTGGATAAAATGTTCTACAACTGCATTATGGAGGGGAGAGTACTGCCTGACTATTCGGGAACAGACCCGTATCAGGTAAGTCTCACCTTCAAAGCTCCTATACTTGATACGGCCTTTGTTATTTTTGTCAGGAAGGTACAGGATAATAGAGCTGCGGCCGAGCAACTGAATGTCTTTGAATTGCTGGCTTTGTACAAAATAGCAATGAGGGATTACGAGGGGCTTGATGAAAAGATTTTAAGAAAATTGTTGGAAGAAAACCTTATCGTTTACGAAAATGGCTCTTATCATTTGTCCGAGGAATATCGGAATGAGTCAGCAGAAAGACTGAAAGGAATGAATATGAACCATCTCAAGTTGGTTTCAGACTGTTTTTATAAAAATGGTTATATAAATCGTTCTCTTCTCAAAAAGGTATTTCAAGACATGTTGTCCGAAAAATAA